One segment of Syngnathus typhle isolate RoL2023-S1 ecotype Sweden linkage group LG9, RoL_Styp_1.0, whole genome shotgun sequence DNA contains the following:
- the LOC133159475 gene encoding activin receptor type-1C, whose translation MTRPAEQILHTVWILLCGAQLTAGLKCVCQLCDSQVCETSGDGACWNSVMLVDGREETLKSCLSPSQMRGQVFCYSSPNVSKRNCCFSDFCNNETLRLEPERPLESGDSSRLQLVAVIVVPSCLLCVGVALGALLVQRQRCVYGRARKHEPEEALDEHMLMSPDKCLKELIYDMSTSGSGSGLPLLVQRTIARTIVLQESIGKGRFGEVWRGKWRGEDVAVKIFSSRDERSWFREAEIYQTVMLRHDNILGFIAADNKDNGSWTQLWLVSDYHEHGSLFDYLNRYTVSVESMVVIALSVAGGLAHLHMEIVGTQGKPAIAHRDLKSKNVLVKKNGTAVIGDLGLAVKHDSGTNHRVGTKRYMSPEILDESINMSNFESFKRADIYALGLVFWELARRCSVRGLHEDFQLPYYDLVPSDPSVDDMRKVVCEQKLRPNIPNQWQSCEALRVMGKLMRECWYANPAARLTALRVKKTAAQLSTIRDVKE comes from the exons ATGACTCGACCCGCCGAGCAGATCCTTCACACGGTGTGGATTTTGCTGTGTGGGGCGCAGCTGACTGCag GTCTCAAATGCGTGTGCCAGCTGTGCGACAGCCAAGTGTGCGAGACGTCAGGCGACGGCGCCTGCTGGAACTCTGTGATGCTGGTGGACGGCCGAGAGGAGACCCTCAAGTCGTGTCTGTCGCCGTCCCAGATGAGAGGTCAGGTCTTCTGCTATAGCTCCCCCAACGTCTCCAAGAGGAACTGCTGCTTCAGCGACTTCTGTAACAACGAGACGTTGCGCTTAGAGCCCG AGAGGCCTTTGGAAAGCGGCGACAGCAGCCGGCTGCAGTTGGTCGCTGTGATCGTGGTGCCCTCTTGCCTGCTGTGCGTTGGCGTCGCGCTGGGAGCGTTGCTGGTGCAGCGCCAGCGCTGCGTCTACGGCCGGGCGCGCAAACACGAGCCGGAGGAAGCCCTTGATGAACACATGCTCATGTCTCCCGACAAATGTCTCAAAGAGCTCATCTACGACATGAGCACCTCCGGTTCGGGATCGG GGCTTCCGCTGCTGGTGCAGCGAACGATAGCCCGGACCATCGTTCTTCAGGAGAGCATCGGGAAAGGCCGCTTCGGTGAGGTTTGGAGAGGAAAGTGGCGAGGGGAAGACGTGGCTGTCAAGATCTTCTCCTCAAGGGACGAGAGGTCCTGGTTCCGCGAGGCCGAGATTTATCAGACAGTCATGCTCAGACATGACAACATCCTGGGCTTCATTGCGGCTGACAACAAAG ATAACGGCTCGTGGACACAACTGTGGTTGGTGTCGGACTACCATGAGCACGGCTCGTTGTTCGATTACCTCAACCGGTACACCGTGTCGGTGGAGAGCATGGTAGTCATCGCTCTGTCTGTAGCTGGCGGCCTGGCTCATCTCCACATGGAAATCGTTGGCACACAGG GGAAGCCAGCCATCGCGCACAGAGACCTGAAGTCGAAGAACGTCTTGGTGAAGAAGAACGGCACGGCGGTCATCGGCGATTTGGGCTTGGCCGTAAAACACGACTCTGGCACCAACCATCGAGTGGGAACCAAGAG GTACATGTCCCCTGAAATCTTGGACGAAAGCATCAATATGAGCAACTTTGAGTCGTTCAAGCGGGCTGATATCTACGCGTTGGGTCTTGTGTTTTGGGAACTGGCCAGGAGATGTTCAGTCAGAG GACTTCACGAGGATTTCCAGCTGCCTTACTATGACTTGGTGCCTTCAGATCCGTCTGTGGACGACATGAGGAAGGTGGTGTGCGAGCAAAAACTGCGACCAAACATTCCAAATCAGTGGCAGAGTTGTGAG GCTCTGCGCGTGATGGGCAAGCTAATGAGGGAGTGCTGGTACGCCAACCCCGCCGCCCGCCTCACCGCCCTGCGCGTCAAGAAGACCGCCGCCCAGCTGTCGACCATCAGAGACGTCAAAGAGTAG
- the LOC133159472 gene encoding activin receptor type-1-like isoform X1 encodes MTAGHMFLLIVILLVPLCTSLEAEGDTRRSQCLCDGSSCGGGDRCFGLRCFTSMSLLNGTRELRKGCIVGSEEGKCATPPTPELVVECCYGDLCNMNLSLQQHVKDAEASAGRPALREQECVCEGAACQPHRRCAGQHCFSSLTVEDGGATFQQKGCLRDDDVGRATCAEPPSPARVVKCCQGHLCNMNVTLQALGKEEVKPLAKEKHECVCEGSSCATGNRCMGSQCFSSLTVNGGSLMYQKGCFNVYEQSTMTCKTPPSRDQIVECCFGHLCNLNSIVQLPIKADELSNYSVTMLAVVIVAPILVLIVLSAIAILVFRRIYHNQMERLTSRDAEYGTIDGLIASNVGESTLADLLDHSCTSGSGSGLPFLVQRTVARQITLNECVGKGRYGEVWRGHWQGESVAVKIFSSRDEKSWFRETEIYNTVLLRHENILGFIASDMTSRNSSTQLWLITHYHEMGSLYDYLQLSTLDACGCLRMALSIASGLAHLHVEIFGTQGKPAIAHRDLKSKNILVKINGQCCIADLGLAVMHFQDTNELDVGNNPKVGTKRYMAPEVLDDSIQMDCFESYKRVDIWALGLVLWEIARRTVSNGASSRCPARTTRCFICENLTRALPIGIVEDYKPPFHDVVPSDPSFEDMKKVVCVDQQRPNIPNRWFSDSTLISMAKLMKECWYQNPSARLTALRIKKTLTKINSSVDKMKTDI; translated from the exons ATGACAGCCGGCCACATGTTTCTTTTGATTGTGATCCTTTTGGTCCCTCTCTGCACAAGCTTGGAAG CCGAAGGCGACACCAGGCGCTCGCAGTGCTTGTGCGACGGGTCGTCCTGCGGCGGAGGCGACCGCTGTTTTGGCCTGCGGTGCTTCACCTCGATGTCCTTGCTCAACGGGACTCGGGAGTTGCGGAAGGGATGCATTGTGGGTAGTGAAGAAGGAAAGTGTGCTACGCCGCCGACTCCCGAGTTGGTGGTGGAGTGCTGCTACGGAGATCTGTGCAACATGAACCTGTCTCTGCAGCAGCATGTTAAAG ACGCGGAAGCGTCTGCCGGCAGACCGGCCCTCCGGGAGCAGGAGTGCGTATGCGAGGGCGCCGCCTGCCAGCCCCATCGGCGCTGCGCCGGCCAACATTGTTTCTCCTCGCTCACGGTGGAGGACGGCGGCGCCACCTTCCAACAGAAGGGCTGCCTGAGGGATGACGACGTGGGCCGGGCCACCTGCGCTGAGCCGCCCTCGCCGGCCCGCGTCGTCAAGTGCTGCCAAGGCCATCTGTGCAACATGAACGTCACGCTGCAAGCTCTGGGGAAAG AGGAAGTGAAGCCCCTGGCCAAAGAGAAGCACGAGTGCGTGTGCGAGGGCAGCTCGTGCGCCACGGGGAACCGCTGCATGGGGAGCCAGTGTTTCTCCTCCCTGACCGTCAACGGCGGCTCTCTGATGTACCAGAAAGGTTGCTTTAATGTCTACGAGCAGAGCACCATGACCTGCAAGACGCCGCCTTCCAGAGACCAGATTGTGGAATGCTGCTTCGGCCACCTGTGCAACCTCAACAGCATCGTCCAGCTTCCCATCAAAG CCGACGAGCTCTCCAACTACAGCGTGACCATGCTAGCCGTCGTCATCGTGGCGCCCATCCTGGTTCTGATCGTCCTGTCGGCCATCGCCATCCTGGTGTTCCGACGCATCTACCACAACCAAATGGAGAGATTGACATCACGGGATGCCGAATACGGAACCATCGACGGTCTCATTGCGTCCAACGTGGGGGAGAGCACGCTGGCG GATCTTCTTGATCACTCGTGCACTTCGGGAAGCGGCTCCGGCCTTCCGTTCCTGGTTCAGAGGACGGTGGCTCGACAAATCACTCTCAACGAGTGTGTGG GCAAGGGCCGTTACGGCGAAGTGTGGCGAGGCCATTGGCAAGGAGAGAGCGTTGCCGTGAAGATCTTCTCGTCCCGAGATGAGAAGTCCTGGTTCCGAGAAACCGAGATCTATAACACGGTGCTGCTGAGACACGAAAACATCCTTG GCTTCATCGCCTCCGACATGACGTCCCGCAACTCCAGCACGCAGCTTTGGCTCATCACCCACTACCACGAGATGGGCTCCCTGTACGACTACCTGCAGCTGAGCACGCTGGACGCGTGCGGCTGCCTGCGCATGGCGCTCTCCATCGCCAGCGGCCTGGCCCATCTCCACGTGGAGATCTTCGGTACCCAGGGCAAGCCGGCCATCGCCCACCGGGACCTCAAGAGCAAGAACATCCTGGTGAAAATAAACGGCCAGTGTTGCATCGCCGACCTCG GTTTGGCCGTCATGCATTTCCAAGACACCAACGAGCTGGATGTGGGAAACAATCCCAAAGTAGGCACCAAGCGCTACATGGCTCCCGAGGTGCTGGACGACTCCATCCAGATGGACTGCTTTGAGTCCTACAAGAGGGTGGACATCTGGGCCCTAGGCCTCGTTCTGTGGGAGATTGCCAGGAGGACGGTCAGCAATGGTGCGTCTTCTCGGTGTCCAGCAAGAACCACACGTTGCTTCATTTGTGAGAATCTCACACGTGCTCTCCCCATAGGCATCGTTGAGGACTACAAGCCTCCTTTCCACGACGTAGTTCCAAGCGATCCCAGTTTTGAGGATATGAAGAAAGTGGTCTGTGTGGACCAGCAGAGGCCCAACATACCCAACAGATGGTTCTCGGACTCG acttTAATCTCAATGGCAAAGCTGATGAAGGAGTGCTGGTACCAGAACCCGTCGGCCCGACTAACGGCGCTACGTATCAAAAAGACTTTGACAAAGATCAACAGCTCCgttgacaaaatgaaaacagacaTTTAA
- the LOC133159472 gene encoding activin receptor type-1-like isoform X2, producing MTAGHMFLLIVILLVPLCTSLEAEGDTRRSQCLCDGSSCGGGDRCFGLRCFTSMSLLNGTRELRKGCIVGSEEGKCATPPTPELVVECCYGDLCNMNLSLQQHVKDAEASAGRPALREQECVCEGAACQPHRRCAGQHCFSSLTVEDGGATFQQKGCLRDDDVGRATCAEPPSPARVVKCCQGHLCNMNVTLQALGKEEVKPLAKEKHECVCEGSSCATGNRCMGSQCFSSLTVNGGSLMYQKGCFNVYEQSTMTCKTPPSRDQIVECCFGHLCNLNSIVQLPIKADELSNYSVTMLAVVIVAPILVLIVLSAIAILVFRRIYHNQMERLTSRDAEYGTIDGLIASNVGESTLADLLDHSCTSGSGSGLPFLVQRTVARQITLNECVGKGRYGEVWRGHWQGESVAVKIFSSRDEKSWFRETEIYNTVLLRHENILGFIASDMTSRNSSTQLWLITHYHEMGSLYDYLQLSTLDACGCLRMALSIASGLAHLHVEIFGTQGKPAIAHRDLKSKNILVKINGQCCIADLGLAVMHFQDTNELDVGNNPKVGTKRYMAPEVLDDSIQMDCFESYKRVDIWALGLVLWEIARRTVSNGIVEDYKPPFHDVVPSDPSFEDMKKVVCVDQQRPNIPNRWFSDSTLISMAKLMKECWYQNPSARLTALRIKKTLTKINSSVDKMKTDI from the exons ATGACAGCCGGCCACATGTTTCTTTTGATTGTGATCCTTTTGGTCCCTCTCTGCACAAGCTTGGAAG CCGAAGGCGACACCAGGCGCTCGCAGTGCTTGTGCGACGGGTCGTCCTGCGGCGGAGGCGACCGCTGTTTTGGCCTGCGGTGCTTCACCTCGATGTCCTTGCTCAACGGGACTCGGGAGTTGCGGAAGGGATGCATTGTGGGTAGTGAAGAAGGAAAGTGTGCTACGCCGCCGACTCCCGAGTTGGTGGTGGAGTGCTGCTACGGAGATCTGTGCAACATGAACCTGTCTCTGCAGCAGCATGTTAAAG ACGCGGAAGCGTCTGCCGGCAGACCGGCCCTCCGGGAGCAGGAGTGCGTATGCGAGGGCGCCGCCTGCCAGCCCCATCGGCGCTGCGCCGGCCAACATTGTTTCTCCTCGCTCACGGTGGAGGACGGCGGCGCCACCTTCCAACAGAAGGGCTGCCTGAGGGATGACGACGTGGGCCGGGCCACCTGCGCTGAGCCGCCCTCGCCGGCCCGCGTCGTCAAGTGCTGCCAAGGCCATCTGTGCAACATGAACGTCACGCTGCAAGCTCTGGGGAAAG AGGAAGTGAAGCCCCTGGCCAAAGAGAAGCACGAGTGCGTGTGCGAGGGCAGCTCGTGCGCCACGGGGAACCGCTGCATGGGGAGCCAGTGTTTCTCCTCCCTGACCGTCAACGGCGGCTCTCTGATGTACCAGAAAGGTTGCTTTAATGTCTACGAGCAGAGCACCATGACCTGCAAGACGCCGCCTTCCAGAGACCAGATTGTGGAATGCTGCTTCGGCCACCTGTGCAACCTCAACAGCATCGTCCAGCTTCCCATCAAAG CCGACGAGCTCTCCAACTACAGCGTGACCATGCTAGCCGTCGTCATCGTGGCGCCCATCCTGGTTCTGATCGTCCTGTCGGCCATCGCCATCCTGGTGTTCCGACGCATCTACCACAACCAAATGGAGAGATTGACATCACGGGATGCCGAATACGGAACCATCGACGGTCTCATTGCGTCCAACGTGGGGGAGAGCACGCTGGCG GATCTTCTTGATCACTCGTGCACTTCGGGAAGCGGCTCCGGCCTTCCGTTCCTGGTTCAGAGGACGGTGGCTCGACAAATCACTCTCAACGAGTGTGTGG GCAAGGGCCGTTACGGCGAAGTGTGGCGAGGCCATTGGCAAGGAGAGAGCGTTGCCGTGAAGATCTTCTCGTCCCGAGATGAGAAGTCCTGGTTCCGAGAAACCGAGATCTATAACACGGTGCTGCTGAGACACGAAAACATCCTTG GCTTCATCGCCTCCGACATGACGTCCCGCAACTCCAGCACGCAGCTTTGGCTCATCACCCACTACCACGAGATGGGCTCCCTGTACGACTACCTGCAGCTGAGCACGCTGGACGCGTGCGGCTGCCTGCGCATGGCGCTCTCCATCGCCAGCGGCCTGGCCCATCTCCACGTGGAGATCTTCGGTACCCAGGGCAAGCCGGCCATCGCCCACCGGGACCTCAAGAGCAAGAACATCCTGGTGAAAATAAACGGCCAGTGTTGCATCGCCGACCTCG GTTTGGCCGTCATGCATTTCCAAGACACCAACGAGCTGGATGTGGGAAACAATCCCAAAGTAGGCACCAAGCGCTACATGGCTCCCGAGGTGCTGGACGACTCCATCCAGATGGACTGCTTTGAGTCCTACAAGAGGGTGGACATCTGGGCCCTAGGCCTCGTTCTGTGGGAGATTGCCAGGAGGACGGTCAGCAATG GCATCGTTGAGGACTACAAGCCTCCTTTCCACGACGTAGTTCCAAGCGATCCCAGTTTTGAGGATATGAAGAAAGTGGTCTGTGTGGACCAGCAGAGGCCCAACATACCCAACAGATGGTTCTCGGACTCG acttTAATCTCAATGGCAAAGCTGATGAAGGAGTGCTGGTACCAGAACCCGTCGGCCCGACTAACGGCGCTACGTATCAAAAAGACTTTGACAAAGATCAACAGCTCCgttgacaaaatgaaaacagacaTTTAA
- the cytip gene encoding cytohesin-interacting protein encodes MNPGGRPAQAGAERKKSSLWYRRSLRGSNEHHRHRHSSDSLPRAAKPKHFLVDYSDPQRITNVLEKKDNETFGFEVQTHNLQLKSSSAVEVCTFVSRVDDNSAAETAGLTAGDVIITINGDSIEGFTHQHVLDLIGESTSSLKLETVCGSVVKWIELEKRVNQLKQSLSEKLLELQALTLREQRIIGGTLKESNLSTDSLEAQNSPVHHRSLRLSSDSSYRGLVTDDSDQGSVFGDLSSPSPCSAASTTQEEHFFSRRYSSSHLHHTIGRSSSSSLASSSGSSIGSQSPTWDRARISSLFGTLPRKSKRTNVRKNILKLIPGLHQRSVEEEEP; translated from the exons ATGAATCCCGGCGGACGTCCAGCCCAGGCCGGTGCGGAAAGGAAGAAAAGCTCCCTGTGGTACAGACGTTCACTGAGGGGCAGCAACGAGCACCACAGACACCGACACAGCAGCGACTCTCTGCCCAGAGCAGCCAAG CCTAAACATTTCCTGGTTGACTATTCTGATCCACAAAg AATCACAAATGTcctggaaaagaaagacaaTGAAACATTTGGATTTGAAGTTCAG ACGCACAACTTGCAGCTGAAGAGCAGCTCTGCAGTGGAAGTGTGCACGTTTGTGAGCAGGGTGGACGACAACAGCGCTGCAGAGACTGCCGGCCTGACCGCAG GAGacgtcatcatcaccatcaacgGCGACAGCATCGAAGGATTCACTCATCAGCACGTTCTCGATCTGATAGGAGAATCGACTAGCAGTTTAAA GTTGGAGACAGTATGCGGCAGTGTGGTGAAGTGGATCGAGCTGGAGAAGAGGGTCAACCAGCTTAAG CAATCGCTGAGTGAGAAACTGCTGGAGCTGCAAGCGCTTACATTACGGGAACAACGCATCATCGGAG GCACTTTGAAAGAAAGCAACCTCTCAACGGATTCCTTGGAAGCTCAGAACTCACCGGTGCACCATCGCAGCCTCCGCTTATCCAGTGACAGCAGCTACAGGGGACTGGTGACGGACGACAGCGACCAGGGGAGCGTGTTCGGGGACCTGAGCTCACCCAGCCCCTGCAGCGCGGCCAGCACCACCCAAGAAGAGCATTTCTTCTCACGAAGGTATTCGTCCAGTCATCTCCATCACACCATCGGACGGTCCAGCAGCTCCAGCCTGgcaagcagcagcggcagcagtatCGGCTCGCAGTCGCCTACCTGGGATAGGGCAAGGATCTCCTCTTTGTTCGGTACCCTGCCCAGAAAGAGCAAACGGACCAACGTTCGGAAAAACATCCTCAAGTTGATTCCTGGACTGCATCAGAGATCGGTCGAAGAAGAGGAGCCCTAA